The sequence TTTCCCGGGTCTTCCACCAGCGAGCGCCAGGCTTCCACCGGATCTTCGAATTGCGCCCGCGCCTGCTTCCAAAGGTCGAGCAGCGCCCCGCGCAGGTAGGGATACTTCACGCGCAGCGGGCTGTAGAGGTACCAGGAATAGGAGATGCCACGCTGGCAGCCGCGCGGCTCGTACGGCGGCAGGCCGTTCTCCAGCGACGGATAGTCGAGTCCCTGCATCTCCCAGGTAACGATGCCGTCCTTGACGTGGATCTGCCAGGTGCAGCCGCCGGTGCAGTTGACCCCGTGCGTGCTGCGCACGATCTTGTCGAACTGCCAGCGGTTGCGGTAGAACTCCTCCCAACCGCGCAGCTTGGGGTCGAATTCATCCTTGATCCACGAGATCGCGTCCCGCACTTTCATGGCTCACCTCGTTCCCGCTTGCTGACCAGCTCACGTCGTACGCCCCGCAGCCGGTTCTTCCATATAGCGTCGAGCGAGACCATCGCGATCACCATCACGCCCAGTCCAAAGAGGAAGAAGTTCAGGGGCGCGGCGGAACTGTCCTGGCCGCCTTTGCGCGCGCTGTCCTCAAAAAACGCGACAAGGGCCAGGATCTCTTCCGGCTCGAGCGGTTTGCTCTTGAACACCGGGCCCATGGTCGGGCTGGCGGGGCTCATCATCCACGCACTGAGGCCTTTGCGGCCTTGCAGACGCTCGTACACCAGCGTGAGGTCCGGGCCCAGCCGGCCGCCGCCCAGTCCGCCCAGTCCTTTCACCGTGTGGCAGGACATGCAGGAAGCGCCACCGGATGCCAGCTTCTGTGTGCCCAGGAACAACTGTCGGCCCCGCAGGACGTCCTGCTCGGTGAGCGGCCGGTCGCTGATCTGCGATCCGGCGAATTGCGAGCGCGGCAGCTTCGATTCGGCGTCGATCAGCTCCAGCAGCGCCCGCGCCCGTGCGGCATCCATGCCGGGCGCGATGGGCATCACCACGCCGCGCGCCTCCTGCTGCAGCTTTACTGCGTAGCTGTCGCCGCTATCGATCATGGCCTTGGGGTTCTGCAGGAAGCGCACCAGCCATTCCCGGTCCTTGCGCTCGCTGACCCCTTTCAGGTCCGGACCCGTCAGCCGCCCGCCGCCCACGCTGTGGCAGTTGGCGCAGTTTTGCCGGAAGTAATCGGCCGGCGGCTGCTGTGCCCACAGGGATGCGGCGCTAAGCAACATCACCACCACGAGTCCTCTTCGCATCCGGTTCTTCATGGCTGTCCTCCAGAGCCGGGGTCCTTGACCGGCATCCAACGCTCCGGCTTTCGCGCGGCGAGATCCTCGATCGTCGTCTGGGTCAGGAACCGCAGATACTCGTCGCGCACTCTCTTCCACGCCGTGTGCCCCGCGCATGGGTTCGTCTCCATGCACACTGGGTTCACGCCCAGCAGGCATCCGGGTTCCCCCACGGGACCCTCGAACGCTTCCACCACCTCCAGCAGGCGTATCTGTCGGGGGGAGCGCTCCAGGTGGTAGCCGCCGCCCGTGCCCCGCGCCGCGCCCACCAGTCCGGCGTGGCGCAGCACCAGCATGAGCTTCGGCAGATACTGCTCCGGCACGTGCGCTTCCCGCGCTAGATCGCGCCCCAACAGCGATCCACCCTCCGGCTCAAGCGCCAGGCGGCTCAAGGCCCGCAGCGCGTAAGTGGACGTGGTCGAGAGCACCCTGTTGACCTCTGGATGAGCAACTCCTCTTTTAGCTGAGCCTCCACGTTCGGGATGTGACGGAAATCACGCTTCGCAGTGACAACGCTCACACGCGCCTCTTCAGGCTTGTGACATTTGTCACATACGCCCGTGACGGCTCCCGCTACGCTTGAGGCAGGTTCAGGAGGGATCGGATCGGCATGATTACCAGGGAGAGCAATGTTCGCGATGTGGTGGCGCGCCACCCCGCAACCCGGCGCGTCTTTGACCGGCACGGCTTGCAGGGCTGTGGCGGCGAGCTGGGCCCCAACGAGTCACTGGAGTTCTTCGCCGCCGTGCACCAGATGGATATCGATCAACTCATCCGGGAACTCGAGGAAGAAGCCGCGCGGCCAGGGGCTTCCGCCTACGTCTACCGCGAGACGCTGCCCGACTACATCTACCGCCGCTTCTTCAAGGCAGGCGTGTTGACGGTGCTGAGCGTCGGCTGCCTGTGGGGCGCGTTCAATCTGCTCACCATCGGATTGAAGGGCAGCTTCCTGCAGCTCGGCCTGCTCTCCTCCATTCACGCCCACGCGCACGCCATGATCTTCGGTTGGATCGGATTGTTCGTCATGGGCTTCGCCTATCAATCCTTCCCGCGCTTCAAGAACACCACCCTGTGGCGCCCGGAACTGGCCAACCTCAGTTTCTGGCTGATGGTGGCGGGGATCGTCTTCCGCATCGTCGCGGAGTTGTGGCAGCCCGCCGTCTGGGCGGTGGGACTGGCGGCAACCTCGGCCATGGCCGAGGTGTTCGCGGTCATTCTCTTTCTTCTCATCCTCTATCGCACGGCGCGGCAGTCGCTCGAACCGCACAACCCTTACGAGAAGTTCATGGGCGCCGCCTTCCTCTGGTTCTTTGCCGGGACGGTGCTCAGCCACGTGTTCTTCTTCGCCAAGCTGACCGCCACCAGCCAGGAGCAGCTCATTCACCGCATCGCGCTCATCGACGGCCCGCTGCGCGAAATTCAGTTGCTGGGATTCGCGGCGTTCATCATCGCCGGCGTGAGCCAGCGCCTGGTGCCGACCATCTACGGTTTGCCCGCGCCCCGGCGCGACCGCCGCTCCTTGATCTTCGGTCTCATGATGGCCAGCCTGCTGCTGAACATCGCCAGCTACGTGCTTTTCCTCACCACCCGCAACCGTTGGTTCGGCCTCGGGTTGGAACTGGCCTACATCCTCATGCCGGTCTGGGCGGTGCTGCTCGTCCGGCAGATCAATCTGTTCGCCACGCCTGAACGCCCCGACCGGACGCTCAAGTTCATCCGCGCCGCCTACTTCTGGCTGCTGGTTTCTGTGGTGATGATGCCCTTCTTCATTCCCTACAGCCTGGCCACGGGCCAGGGATTCGCCCACGCCTACATGGGCGCGCACCGGCACGCCTTCACCGTCGGCTTCATCAGCCTGATGATCATGGGCGTGAGCGCCAAGATCGTGCCCATCCTGGCGGGCGTGGACACGCGCTCGCTCAGTTCACTGTGGGGACCGTTCCTGCTGGTGAACGTGGGCAACGCATTGCGGGTCTCACTGCAACTGGCCACCGACTTCACACCCGTCGCCTATCCGCTCGTCGGCTTCACGGGCTTCATCGAGGTCGTCGGACTGGCGTGGTGGGGAGTCGAGCTGTGGCGAACCATGAACCTGGCCCGCACCCATCGCCCGAAGCAGTTGGTCATGCCAGCCGCATTGGGAGCGCGCTAGCGGTTGCGACATCGGCGCCGCCTACCTGCGCCAGTTGAGCTCCAGGTAGGAAAGACGTCCATTGCCGGCTTTGGGATAGCTGGCCGCAATCGCGCTGCGGGAGAAAGCGCCGCCGAGATAGAACGTGAGCGATACCTGGGAGTTGACCTTCCAGTCGGCGCTCACGTCGGCCATCGTGGCCAGGCTCTTCCGTCCGCCGCTCGGGCGTCCGGCGTAGCCGAACGTTGTGTCCTGGAACGCGCCTCCACCGAGATACCAGAGGTCACGCGCGTTGCCCAGCCGCAGCCAGTGGAGGTCGCTGCGCAACGTCACCTTGGCGTGTGGGCGCAGGATCAGCTCGGCGAAGGCGTCCTCATTATTCATGAGGTTGAAGAAAGGGAAGCGTGCATAGATGCGCGGCGTGGGCAGCACCTGGAAAAAAGTGTTGTGCTCGCCGTCCGCAGGATTGCCGTCTCCGCTGGAACGGAAGTAGCCCAGGCGGAACCAGGGCTTCAGCGTCCACGCGGGCTGATAGCCGACCTCGACGGC is a genomic window of Terriglobales bacterium containing:
- a CDS encoding Rrf2 family transcriptional regulator codes for the protein MLSTTSTYALRALSRLALEPEGGSLLGRDLAREAHVPEQYLPKLMLVLRHAGLVGAARGTGGGYHLERSPRQIRLLEVVEAFEGPVGEPGCLLGVNPVCMETNPCAGHTAWKRVRDEYLRFLTQTTIEDLAARKPERWMPVKDPGSGGQP
- a CDS encoding NnrS family protein, whose amino-acid sequence is MITRESNVRDVVARHPATRRVFDRHGLQGCGGELGPNESLEFFAAVHQMDIDQLIRELEEEAARPGASAYVYRETLPDYIYRRFFKAGVLTVLSVGCLWGAFNLLTIGLKGSFLQLGLLSSIHAHAHAMIFGWIGLFVMGFAYQSFPRFKNTTLWRPELANLSFWLMVAGIVFRIVAELWQPAVWAVGLAATSAMAEVFAVILFLLILYRTARQSLEPHNPYEKFMGAAFLWFFAGTVLSHVFFFAKLTATSQEQLIHRIALIDGPLREIQLLGFAAFIIAGVSQRLVPTIYGLPAPRRDRRSLIFGLMMASLLLNIASYVLFLTTRNRWFGLGLELAYILMPVWAVLLVRQINLFATPERPDRTLKFIRAAYFWLLVSVVMMPFFIPYSLATGQGFAHAYMGAHRHAFTVGFISLMIMGVSAKIVPILAGVDTRSLSSLWGPFLLVNVGNALRVSLQLATDFTPVAYPLVGFTGFIEVVGLAWWGVELWRTMNLARTHRPKQLVMPAALGAR
- a CDS encoding cytochrome c, translating into MKNRMRRGLVVVMLLSAASLWAQQPPADYFRQNCANCHSVGGGRLTGPDLKGVSERKDREWLVRFLQNPKAMIDSGDSYAVKLQQEARGVVMPIAPGMDAARARALLELIDAESKLPRSQFAGSQISDRPLTEQDVLRGRQLFLGTQKLASGGASCMSCHTVKGLGGLGGGRLGPDLTLVYERLQGRKGLSAWMMSPASPTMGPVFKSKPLEPEEILALVAFFEDSARKGGQDSSAAPLNFFLFGLGVMVIAMVSLDAIWKNRLRGVRRELVSKRERGEP